The following proteins are encoded in a genomic region of Alistipes shahii WAL 8301:
- a CDS encoding dTMP kinase, giving the protein MFIVLEGLDGAGKSTQIRMLRQLLAERGVESEYVHFPRFDAPVYGELIARFLRGEFGGVNEVDPYLVALLFAGDRAAAGPQIRAWIAEGKAVVLDRYVYSNVGFQCAKLPAGERRDRLAQWILDLEFGYNDLPRPDLSLFLDVPFAFTERKLTEVREGDDRDYLQGSRDIHEDALDLQRRVREVYLAAAAKDDSLRVVDCSDPSGAMGSPEHNFEKIRAVLAPILDAR; this is encoded by the coding sequence TACTCGAAGGCTTGGACGGAGCGGGCAAGTCGACCCAGATCCGGATGTTGCGCCAGTTGCTCGCAGAACGTGGCGTGGAGAGCGAATACGTTCATTTTCCGCGTTTCGATGCGCCGGTCTACGGCGAACTGATCGCCCGCTTTCTGCGCGGCGAATTCGGCGGCGTGAACGAAGTCGACCCCTATCTGGTGGCCCTGCTCTTCGCGGGCGACCGGGCGGCGGCCGGCCCGCAGATCCGGGCGTGGATCGCCGAAGGCAAAGCCGTGGTCCTCGACCGTTACGTCTATTCGAACGTGGGTTTCCAGTGTGCGAAACTACCTGCCGGCGAGCGGCGCGACCGCCTCGCGCAGTGGATTCTGGACCTGGAATTCGGTTACAACGACCTGCCGCGCCCCGATCTGTCGCTGTTCCTCGACGTGCCGTTCGCCTTCACCGAACGAAAGCTCACGGAGGTCCGCGAGGGAGACGACCGCGACTACCTGCAAGGCAGCCGGGACATTCACGAAGACGCTCTCGACCTGCAACGGCGCGTGCGCGAGGTGTACCTCGCCGCCGCGGCGAAGGACGATTCGCTGCGTGTGGTCGATTGCAGCGATCCGTCGGGGGCGATGGGTTCGCCCGAACATAATTTCGAAAAAATACGGGCCGTGCTGGCCCCGATACTCGACGCGCGATGA